The DNA region ctaggcataACCAAGgctctgtttgatatttagagaaataatggaaaatatcaatttttttaaagtatgtggtccgaggagccaggcataaccaagactctgtttgatatttagagaaataatggaaaatatcaatttttttaaagtatgtggtccgaggagccaagcataacCAAGactctgtttgatatttagagaaataatgaaaaatatcaattttcttaaagtatgtggtccgaggagccaagcataacCAAGGCTCTATTTtatacttagagaaataattgaagatatcaatttttcctagatatatggtccgaggagtcaggcataaccaatgttctgtttgatacttagagaaataattgaagatatcaattttcctaaggtatatggtccgagaaaccaagcataaccaaggttctgtttgatacttagagaaataattGTAGACATCAAATTTCCTAAgatatgtggttcgaggagccaagcataaccaaggttctgtttgatatttagagaaataattgaaaatatcaatttttccaaggtatgtggtccgagggcCCAAGCATAACCAagattctgtttgatacttagagaaCTAATGAATGTAACACATGAAGTAATAGGCTATATATAACAGAAaagattttcattaataataatacattcgctagttatttacattccagggatatggtacaacattttcattcAGGTCTTCAAGATAATAAGCCCCTATTCCAGCTACTGAGGTGATGTGATATGGCACTTCCTAGTTTTGCCCTAATTTTCCCCAAGCTAGATTTTTTGCAGTACCCAAAACCTTCCTTAACACCAAATCCCCTAGTGCCAATGGTCTTGACTTCACGTTCGAGTCATAACCCTGTTTaagcttgttgtgataatatgCTAGTTGCACCATGGCATTTTTCCTTCGTTCTTCAATCAAATCCAAACTCCTTTCTAACAACTCATCATTGTTGCTCGGATTAAAAGAACTCATCCTCAGTGCTAGGAAACCTGTTTCGAGAGGAATTACTGCCttggccccataagtcattgaaaatggGATCTCTCTTGTAAACCTATGAGGTGTAGTCCTGTAGGTCCAAAGGATGTTTTACAGCTCTTTCAACCATTTTCTCTTAACATCATCCAAtcttttcttaagcccattaACTAGTACCTTATTAATAGCATCGacttgtccattcccttgtggataagccggggtggaatatctattcgtaatacCCAGGTCGCAACAATATCTTCTAAAGACCTTACTATTAAACTGAACGCTATTATTCGAGATAAGGATATGAGGAATTCCAAACCGAGTGACTTCCAAACAAATCTTCTTGCGTCCAAGTCCTTGATATTTGACAgtggctcggcttcaacccatttagtgaagtaatccaTGCCGATCAGCAGCCACCTTCTATTCCCTGTGACCTTGGGGAAGGGTCCTACAATATCTaggccccattgagcaaaagacCAAGGATTGGATAGAGGATTGAGGATGCCCCTAGTTGATGAATATTattaggagcaaacctctgacactaGTCACACTTCTTTACGTACTCTAGTGCTTCCTTctacatattgggccaccagTATCCTTaggtaagggctctatgagatAAGGATCTACCTCCTGTATGACTTCCATAAATTCTCTCgtgcaattcttctagaagtaGCTCCGTTACTTCAGGGTGTATACACAGCAGGTATGGTCTAGAAAAAGAGCGCTTGTATAACTTTCAATCCTCAGACAGCCAAAATCGAGGATGTTGCCAAGGTGGCTAAAGAGTCAGCATGAGTATTTCTGTTTCTAGAGATCTGCACTAAAgtaaaagattcaaaatttgattgcaaACGTCTAACCCGACTTAAATACTCCTACATCCTTAGATCTCTAGCTTCTAACctcccttccacttggcctacaACCAATCTCGAATCCGAGAACATCTCCACAGTTTTCCCTCCCATTTTCTAAACCATGGTCATTCCTACTAGTAGAGCTTTTCATATTTGTGGCCGAGAAACCCATGCTCAAAGATTTCTTAATAATGATCTTATCTAAAGATATTACAACCAGCCCCAATCCCGATCCTTTTTGATTTGCCGCACCATCCACGTACACCTTCCAAAATAGAGATTCTTTCAGGGAGATCatgccaactaatttttcatccatgtctgACATCTTCGTATTTTCCTCTAATGAGAGCTTAGCGAACTcagccaccaagtcagcgaggacttGGCCTTTTACAGAGGTGCGTGGCATATACTCGATATCAAAAACCCCCAGAATTATTTCTTACTTGGCAATCCTTCCTGTATAATCAGCACTCTAAAGTAGAGATCTAAGCGGGAGTTAGGTTAGGACCACTACTATGTGAGACTGGAAGTAGTGGGGAAGCTTACGCATGGCATGCACCACTGCCAAAATGGCTTTTTCCAGTAGTAAGTAACGAATCTCAGCTTCATGCAATGATTTACTCATGTAATAGACTAGCCTTTGAACACCATTGTCAACCCTTATGAGCCCCAAACTAACAGCATAGGAAGCCACAGTAATGTAAGCAAACAACACTTCATCCACCTCGGGCCTGGACATAacaggtggccgagaaagatattctttaagctgttgaaaagccaaagcacatTCCTCTGTCCACTCAAATCCATTCCATTTATTcagcaactggaagaaaggcctacatctGTCCTCGAATCAAAAGATAAACTGGTTTAAGGCAACCTTCATTCCCAtcaatttttgaacttctttaggattaCGAAGCGGTTGCAAACTGTTAATTGCCTTAACTTGATCAAGATTGACTTCAATTCCATGATGTGTAAccaaaaaaacccagaaatttacCAGAcaccacgccaaaagagcatttagaagCATTTAGGCGTAATTTATGTTCCCTTAGTATCTTGAAGATGTTCCCAAGATTCCCAACATGCTCGGACACCACCTTACTCttcaccaacatgtcatccacataaacttcaaTACTTTTTTCTAACTGcgattcgaacatcctggtcatcaacctttggtaggtagctcccgcattcttcaaaccaaaaggcattactttgtaatGATAGTTTCACATAGGAGTGACAAAGGCTATTTTCTCTTGATCGTCCAAAACccaaggtatttggtgataaccttgaaaagtatctagaaaactcatccgagaaTGCCCAATcgtggcatccaccaattgatcaatgcGAGGCATGGAAAAAGGATCTTTGGGGCACGCTTTATTCAAATTAGTAAAGTCTATACATACCcgccattttccatttttctttttaaccaccACTGTGTTGGCCAACCAATCAACATAACATACCTCCTTGATAGCTTCTGCCTGTTTGAGCTTGATTACTTCTTCCTTGACAGCTTCAAAATGTTCCTTAGAcgatcgccgaggtggttgcttcctTGGTACGGCAGtggggttgacattcaaatgatgacaaatgaagctcgaaTCGACTCCAAgggcctcataagcattccaagcaaaaacatcaatgttctCCCTAAGGAACTTCATCAACTCTTCCTTCTCCTAGGGAGGCAGTTGAGCTCCTGCCTAAAAATACCTCTCTTTATCATCACTTATAAAAACCCGTTCTAAACCTTCACATTCTGCTTCTGCCACTAGACCCTCTGATATCATCGACTCCTTTAATTGCTACAAATCGTTCTCATTTGATGTCGAGGACTCCCCATCAGCTTGATGTCTAACTGCAGCCACCATACATTGCCTAGTTGTAGATTGGCTTCTAATCAGCTCCTCAACTTGGTCGCCAGATGGATACTTTACCTTCAAATGTAAAGTGGAAGGGACAGCCCCATGGTATAAAGTCAGGGTCGTGCCACAATGGCTGTGTATGGAGAATACACATCCACCATTATAAAGTTTACTTCTACAACTTCTGACCACGTTTGCACTAGCAACTTGACTTGCCCCATTGGTATAACCATCTTTCCATCAAAACCTACTAGGGGTGAATCATAGCTAGTTAAATCCCTTGGTTTCAACCCCAACCCCTTATACCAGTCGAGGTACATAATTTCCGccccactaccttgatcaaccagtACACGCCTCACATCGTATCCCCCCTATCCTCAGTGTGACCACTAAAGCATCATCGTGTGGTTGTATAGTTCCAAACTTATCCTTCTCCAAGAAACTCAATGCCAGTTGAATTGCAACCTTAGTCCTCTTCGGCTCATGATTAGAGTCCTCGTGTAGCAGCCAAGCTACAATCATTATTCTGGAGGGACACAAACTGGTCCTCCTAGGAACagcaaaaatgacattaatggTGCCCAATGGAGGTCTTGAAGAACTGTTCCCTTGAGTGCCTAAACCTGTAGGATCCGCTTGCCCATTGGGCCTATACATGAATTGTTTCAACCTTCCATCTCTGACCAAATGCTTCAAATGATTCCACAAGGTTCTGCAATTTTCGGTGGTGTGTCCTTGCTCCTGGTGATATTGACAATGAAGGTTCTGATTGCGTTTAGCAGGGTCTCCACTCATCTTATTAGGTCATTTAAAGTATGGCTCATTCTTGATCTTCTCTAGAATCTGGTGAATTGGCTCTCAGAACATCGTGTTGACTGCTtgttgttaggatgtgtgcccttaaatcctattgtatgatactatgtatgacattttgtatgacattatgttgtgattaataaagttgttttattattatctaaaaacaatggtaacatgaatattgagacattatcatataatccataaggtgcatagtatgtgatctatgtgatttaatcacagaagatatagatcacaagttctttataaat from Castanea sativa cultivar Marrone di Chiusa Pesio chromosome 6, ASM4071231v1 includes:
- the LOC142638813 gene encoding uncharacterized protein LOC142638813, with amino-acid sequence MSGDPAKRNQNLHCQYHQEQGHTTENCRTLWNHLKHLVRDGRLKQFMYRPNGQADPTGLGTQGNSSSRPPLGTINVIFAVPRRTSLCPSRIMIVAWLLHEDSNHEPKRTKVAIQLALSFLEKDKFGTIQPHDDALVVTLRIGGIRCEACTG